The DNA region GGATCGGCGGCGGCGTGGCGGGCACCGTCGCGCTGCTGAACAGCAGTCTTCGTCCCGGCGGCCTGCTGCTGATCGGTGAGCCTTACTGGCGCCAGGCAGTGCCCGACCGGGATACCGCCACCGCCTGCGGTGCCGGCGGCGTCGACGACTTCCTGGTACTGCCCGAGTTGATCGAGCAGTTCGGCGATCTGGGACTCGACGTCGTGGAGATGGTGTTGGCGGACCAGGACAGCTGGGACCGATACCGGGCAGCGCAATGGCTCAACTTGCGCCGCTGGCTCGACGCCAATCCCGGCGATGAGCTGGTCGCCGAGGTCCGGGCCGAACTGTCCACCGAACCCGTCCGCTACACCAGGTATCAGCGGGAGTACCTGGGCTGGGGAGTCTTCGCGCTGATGGGCCGCTGATTCCGCTCACGAACCCCTGGTGTCGATGACCCGTTGCGCGAGATCGGCGAGCTTGACATTGCCGTCCTGCGACAGCCGGCGCAGCATGTCGAAGGCGGCGACGTCGGAGACGTTGTAACGCTCCATGATGATTCCCTTGGCCTGACCGATCCGATCGCGGGTCGTCAACGCCGACTGCAGTTGCTCGGTATGGCGGCTGGCCAGGATCGCCGCCGCGGCATGGGCGGCAAGCACCATGCCCATCGTCTCGGAATTGCCGTCGAAGGCTCCCGCGCGGGTGGCGAACAGGTTCAACGCGCCGGCGGTCTGGGAGCTGGTGTAGAGCTTGAACGACAGCGAACTGAGCACTCCGAGCTCGACGGCAGCAGGTGAGTACTGCGGCCAACGCTGCTCGGTGCGCAAGTCGTCTGATCGCACGACGAGGTCATCGGTCGCCGCATCCAGGCAGGGACCTTCGTGAAACGTCGCCTGCAACTCATCGAGTCGATGCGGCAGCTCCGAGGTACCGGCCACCGACTGGAAGCGCCCCTCCTTACCGACGAAGAGCACCCCCGCCGCGGCGACCCCGGGGACCAGCCTCATCACCTCTGCGGTCACCTCGGACAGCACCTCATCCACGCTGCGCGGTGCGGCCACGGTTCGGGCCAGCTCGGCCATTCGCCGGGCCAACTCATGATTCGGCGTCTCAGCGGTCATGATGTCGAGGGTCCCATCTCGGGCACCGTACACCGAATGGGGTTTGCGCCACCCCGTGCTGGGCAATGCAGCCTCGCAGGCAAGCGCGGCGGTCGACAGTCGCGCCTGTCGAGGTCTCGCCGGTTCAGTCACGAGCCGGCGGGACCGTTCTGCATATTTGACCAGTCACTCTGTTAGTTGTAGTACGGTCGCGGGCATGGGCCAGGTGTGGATTCTCGGTGGCTGGCAGAGCGATTTCGCGCGCAATCTCGATCGCGAAGGCGTCGACTTCGCCCAGCTGACCGCGCTGACAGTCGACGCCACGCTGCAACAATCCCGCCTCGACGCCGCCGACGTCGAGGTGGTTCATGTCGCCAATGCCTTCGGTGAGCTGTTCGCCGGCCAATCTCACCTGGGCGCCATGCCGGCCACCGTCAACGACGACCTGTGGGACACACCGGCCACGCGGCACGAGGCTGCGTGTGCCTCGGGCAGCGTCGCGCTGCTGGCCGCCATGGCCGACCTGCGCTCCGGCGCCTACCGCTGTGCGCTGGTCCTTGGCATCGAGCTGGAGAAGACCGTTCCCGGTGACACCGCCGCCTCCATCCTGGCCGCCGCGGCCTGGGCGGGCCACGAAGGCGCAGAAGCCAAGTTCATGTGGCCTTTCATGTTCGACGCGGTGGCCGCCGAGTACGACCGTCGGTATGGCATCGACGAAGCGCACCTGCGCGCGATCGCGTCGATCAACTTCGCCAACGCCCGGTCCAATCCGCGCGCCCAGACCCGCACCTGGGAGATCCCGTGCCCGCTGACAGCCGACGATGTCAGCAACCCGGTCGTCGAAGGACGGCTGCGCCGCTTCGACTGCAGCCAGGTCACCGATGGCGGCGCCGGTGTGGTGCTGGTGACCGACGAGTGGTTGCGCGATCATCCGACCGCTCAGCCGCTGGCCCGCATCGCGGGCTGGGGGCACCGCACCGTCGGATTGGGCCTGCGACAGAAGCTCGACCGAGCTGCCGACGATCCCTACGTTCTGCCCCACGTCCGCGGTGCCGTTCTCGACGCATTCGACCGCGCCGGGGTAACCCTCGAGGACGTCGACGGTTTCGAAGTCCATGACTGCTTCACTCCCAGCGAGTACCTCGCCATCGACCACATCGGCCTGACCGAGCCCGGCCAATCGTGGCAGGCCATCGAAGGCGGCGACATCGAGATCGGCGGTCGCCTGCCGCTCAATCCGAGCGGCGGCCTCATCGGCGGTGGCCACCCGGTCGGCGCCTCGGGGATCCGGATGGTCCTCGACGCGGCGCGTCAGGTCAGTGCGACCGCCGGCGACTACCAAGTCGAAGGTGCCGACACGTTCGGCACCCTGAACTTCGGCGGAAGTACCGCCACCACTGTCAGTTTCGTCGTCAGGAGTGTCCCGTGACCGTCAGCGCCCACCCCGAGATCGTCGGCAGGTTCCTGTCCACACTGCCCGCCGACGACGATCACCCGTACCGGACCGGACCGTGGCGGCCACAGACCAGCGAGTGGGATGTCGACGACCTCACGGTCATCGAGGGACAGATCCCTGATGACCTTGATGGGGTCTACCTGCGCAACACCGAGAACCCGCTGCATCCGGCGCTGAAGTACTACCACCCGTTCGACGGTGACGGCATGCTGCACATGGTCGGATTCCGGGACGGAAAAGCGTTCTACCGCAACCGGTTCGTGCGTACCGACGGTCTGCTGGCAGAGAACGAGGCGGGCGGTCCGCTGTGGGCCGGCATCGCCGAACCGATCGAACTCAGCCGCCGTGACTACGGCTGGGGTGCGCGCACGCTGATGAAAGACGCGTCGTCCACCGACGTCGTCGTCCACCGCGGGGTCGCCCTGACCAGCCACTACCAGTGCGGCGACCTGTACCGCATCGACCCGTGTACCGGGGCCGACCTCGGCAAGGAGGACTGGCACGGTAGCTTCCCGAACGACTGGGGTGTCTCGGCGCACCCCAAAGTCGACGAGGCCACCGGCGAACTGTTGTTCTTCAGCTACAGCAAGACCGCGCCCCATCTGCGCTACGGCGTGGTCAGCCCGTCCGGCTCCGTCGTCCACAACGTCGATGTGCCGCTGCCCGCACCACGACTGCCGCACGATATGGCCTTCACCGAAAACTACGTGATCCTCAACGATTTCCCGCTCTTCTGGGACCTCGACCTGCTCGAGCACAACATCCACTTCCCGAAATTCCACCCTGACCTCCCCTCGCGCTTCGCCGTCGTTCCCCGCCGCGGCGACACCTCGCAGATCATGTGGTTCGACGCGGCGCCGACGTACGTGCTGCACTTCCCCAACGCCTACGAAGACGGCGACGACATCGTGCTCGACGGGTTCTTCCAGGGTGATCCACAACCGCTGCAGGGCGTCGACAACGGCATGCAGCCCAAGTGGCAGACGATCTTCCGCGGGCTTTCCCTCGACGGCATGCAGACGCGGCTGCACCGCTGGCGCTTCAACCTGGTCACCGGCCAGACCCGCGAAGAGCAATTGACCGACAGCATCACCGAATTCGGCATGATCAACCCCGGCTACACGGGCCGTCCCTACCGCTACACCTACGCCGCCACCGGAAAGCCGGGCTGGTTCCTGTTCGACGGGCTGGTCCGCCACGACCTGCACACCGGCGCTGAGGAGCGTTTCGCCTTCGACGACGGCGTCTTCGGTAGCGAGACCGCCATGGCGCCGCGGCAGCCAGGACACCGCGAGGACGACGGTTACCTGATCACCCTGACCACTGATATGAACACCGACGCGTCCTACTGCCTGGTGTTCGACGCCGCCCGCGTCGGCGACGGCCCGGTGTGCAAACTGCAACTGCCCGAACGTATCTGCAGCGGAACCCACTCTACGTGGGTTGCGGGATCAGATCTGCCGCGTTGGCGGCACACCGACTCCGCCGCCCAGGCCGTCGGGCTGTAGATGACCGACGCCCCCGCGGGCCCCAATGCCGTCGCGAAGATGCTGGGCCTGCTCGGCGATGAGTGGACACTGCTGATCATCCAGCGCGCGCTGCTGGGAGCGGCACGCTTCGGCCAGTTCGCCGCCGAGTTGCCGGTGTCCAACGCGGTGCTGTCGAACCGACTGCAGACGATGACGGCTGACGGCCTGCTCGTGCGCCGGGAGTATCAGACCAAGCCGCCGCGCTCGGAGTATCTCCTGACCCCCACCAGTCGATCCTTGTGGCCGATGCTGACCTCGATCTGGCACTGGGAGCGGCGCTGGGTGCCCGATCACCACCCCGCCCTACCGGGAATGCGTCACCTCGATTGCGACTCCGAGTTCGCCCCGACCGTCACCTGCACATCCTGCGGGGCAGTAACCGGGGCACAAAGCGTTGTCGCCCAATGGGGTCCGAGCGGGTCGTGGCCGCGCTCCATTCCAGCAGGAACGCACCGCCGGCGATCGGCCGGTCGCCGCGACGGCGCCGGAACCCTGTTCCCCGAAACCATGAGCGTGATCGGCGACCGTTGGGCATTCGCACTGCTGGTGGCGAACTTCGTCGGAGTCAGTCGCTTCTCGGAGTTCCAGAGCCAACTGGCTGCACCGCCCGCAACGGTTGCCGATCGTCTGGCGTCGTTCTGCCGACAAGGTGTGCTCGCCAATCCGGCCGGCCGATACACCCTGACCGACAAGGGCCGAGACTTCTTCCCGGTACTGGTGTGCGCTCTGGCGTGGGCCCAGCGCTGGTTCAGCTCGCCAGAGGGGCCGGCGGTGATCCTGACCCACACCGTCTGCGGGCGAAGATTCAATGCGAGGCTGGCCTGCGATCGCTGCGGCCAACCGCTGCGGGGCGCACACATCCGGCCGGTGTGACACTTCGACCGAGCGCCTGCGATCGAGCCGAAAAAATTCTGGCACTCTCATCCGTCGAGTGCTAATCTCGCAGGTGCACAGTGATTTAGCTGCCCGCCAGGGTGGTGGGCCCGAGTGACATAGGAGGTGGATTACTGTGCTTCGCTTCGATCCCTTCAGCGACATTGACGCTTTGACCCGGGGCCTGCTGAGCAGCCAGACCGGTTCAAACCGCGCCCCCCGTTTCATGCCGATGGACTTGTGCAAGATCGGCGATCACTACGTCCTGACCGCCGACCTGCCCGGCATCGATCCCGGCTCGGTCGACGTCAACGTCGACAGTGGCACGCTGACGATCTCGGCCCACCGCACTGCCCGGTCGGAAGAGTCCGCCCAGTGGCTGGCCAACGAGCGGTTCTTCGGCAATTACCGGCGGCAGCTCTCGCTCGGCGAGGGCATCGACACCGGCGCGATCTCCGCGACCTACGAGAACGGTGTACTGACCGTGACCATCCCGGTCGCCGAGCGCGCCAAGCCCCGCAAGATCGAGGTCAACCACGCCGGCGCCCAGACGTCGATTCAGACCACCACCGTCGACGCCGAATAACGCAGGATCAGCCGATGCGCTGCACCCGGGAAAGCCGGGTGCAGCGCACGGAGATCAACGGGTTACGGTGATGCGTTTCTGACCCCTCGCCACGCGGCGAGCATCGCCCACACCGACAGCAACGCTGCCACCAACGCCAGAGCGCCGGCCAGGTACAGGCCGTAAGCCGCCGACACGGGCGGGTAAACGTAAAGCCGGTAATACCACGCGGCCAGTGCCACCAGCACCACCGAGATCGTCAGCGCCGCTGAGGAAGCCAGCCGGGCCGAGATGTCGCGCGCCGACATCGCCCCCGCGACGACCAGCACCGAGGCCAGCAGCACGATCAGCTGACCGACCCCGAAGCCGGGGGGAGGGACCGGCATCGCACCCGCCACCCCGCCGATGGCGTTGGCCCGTCCGCCGCCGTCGGCCGAGGACCTCAGCCACGGCAGCCACGCACTCACCGCGACCACCAGCGCACACAACGCGACCAACCAGCCGGGACGCGCACGAGCCATGGCCAGATACTAATAGGGTGGGCCGATGAGCGATCTTCCCGATTGGGCGCGTCGGCTCGACTTCGCCCCACATCCCGAGGGCGGGTGGTATCGGGAGACGTGGCGCAGCGACCTGATGATTCCGCAGTCGTCGCTCCCCCCCGATTACGCCGGTCCACGCAACGCCGGCACCGCCATCCTCTTCCTGCTGATGGCGGGTCAGCAGTCGGCGTGGCACACCGTGCGCAGCGCCGAGCTGTGGCTGTATCACCGTGGCGGCCCGCTGTTGCTCGAAGTCGGCGCCGAACAGCACAGTGCGACCACCCACCTGCTCGGATCCGATATCGCAGCCGGCGAGACCCCGCAGTTTCTGGTACCTCCGGGGCACTGGCAGCGCGCCCGTCCTCGTGCCGACGAACCCTGCCTGGTCAGCTGCGTCGTCGTGCCCGGTTTCGACTTCGCCGACTTCGCGCTCGGGGCGCCCAGCGAATGACGGGCCGCCAGCCGTTTCTCCGACCCGCAGTCTGGGTATCAAAACCGGGCGTGCCGGGGGCGCGCCAGCATGCCTACCGCAGACAGGATGGTCTCTGATGACGAACACCTCGGGTCAGCCCGAAGCCACCGCTCAGTCGAAGTGGCTCTCGAAGTCCGCCTCGCAGACGCGCGGATCGGACAAGGACGAGGTCCAGTTCCACTACGACATCTCCAACGACTTCTTCAAGTTGTGGCAGGACCCGAACCAGGTGTACAGCTGCGCCTACTTCGAGAAGGACGACTACAACCTCGAGCAGGCGCAGATGGCCAAGATCGACCTCTCGCTGGGCAAGCTGGGCCTGCAGCCCGGCATGACGCTGCTCGACATCGGCTGCGGCTGGGGCGCGACGATCATGCGCGCGGTTGAGAAGTACGACGTCAATGTCATCGGCCTGACCTTGTCGGAAAACCAGAAGGAACACATCGAGAACCATTGGTTCGCCAACTCCACCAGCAAACGCAATATGGAGGTACGGCTACAGCCGTGGGAGGATTTCGACGGCAAGGTCGACCGGATCGTGTCGATTGGCGCGTTCGAGCACTTCGGATTCAACAAGTACGACGACTACTTCAAGAAAACCTTCGACTGGCTTCCCGACGACGGCGTCATGATGCTGCACACGATCATCATCCCCGAGGATGAGGAGATCAAGGCCAAGGGATTGCCGCTGACCATGTCGAACGTGCGATTCATCAAGTTCATCATGGACTACATCTATCCCGGTGGCCGGCTGCCGCTGGCCTCGATGGTGCGTGACCACGCCGTCAAAGCCGGCTACACCATCACGCAGGAACAGCACCTGCAGCCGCACTACGTCAAAACCCTCGACACCTGGGCAGCAAATTTAGAAGCAAAGAAGGACGAAGCCATCGCGATCACGTCCGAGGAAATCTATGAGAGGTTCCGCCACTACCTCACCGGCTGTGCCGACCTGTTCCGGGACGGCTATACCGACGTCGCTCAATTCACCTGCGCCAAATAGAAACTGACGTCCGTGTAGTACGTTTGTGGGCACGCGTGGGACCAGAAAGCGTGCACCAGAACCCACTCACCGGATGGAGGTCTGCCGAGGGATGGCTGAGCAGATGAAGCCGCACTTCGAAGAGGTGCAGGCGCACTATGACCTCTCCGACGACTTCTTCGGTCTCTTCCAGGACCCCTCCCGCACCTACAGCTGCGCGTTCTACGAGCGCGACGACATGTCGCTCGGCGAGGCGCAGATGGCCAAGATCGACCTGGCACTGCAGAAGTTGCAGCTCGAGCCGGGCATGACGCTGCTCGACATCGGTTGCGGGTGGGGTTCGGTGCTGCAACGGGCGATCGAGAAGCACGACGTCAACGTGGTCGGGTTGACCCTGAGCAAGAACCAGTGCAAGTTCGTCCAGGACCTGCTCGACGGTCTGCCGACCGAGCGGTCCCGGCGCGTGCTCCTGCGCGGGTGGGAGCAGTTCGACGAGCCGGTCGACCGGATCATCAGCCTCGAGGCCATCGAGGCCTTTCCGCAGGAGCGCTACGCCCCGTTTTTCAAGATGTGCAGCAGCGTGCTGCCCAGCGGTGGTCGCTTCGTCATCCAGGCCATCCTCGGTCACCCGCTCAAGCGCTGGGCCGAGATGGGCATCCCGATCACGATGACCGACCTGCGGTTCATGCGGTTCATCGCCAAGGAGATCTTCCCCGGCGGTTCGGTCCCCGGCGAGGACGACATCGTCAACCTCTCCAGGGACGCCGGCTTCACCCTGGAGCACAAGCAAATGCTCAACGAGCACTACGTGCGCACCCTCGACAGCTGGGCCGAGGCGTTGCAGGCCAACCATGACGCCGCCGTCGCGGCGACTTCCGAAGAGGTCTATCAGCGCTACATGAAGTACCTGACCGGCTGCAGCGATTTCTTCCAGCGCGGAATCAGCGAACTCGGCCAGTTCACCCTCGTCAAGGGCTGACCGTCTTCCTTACCGGCCGGTGACACCGGGTGCCGGTCTGCGCACTTGCGGGTATCCGCCCCCCATGGGTCAGCAGAAATTCTCCAAGGGCGACAAGGTCACCTGGCAAAGCCACGGCAGCACCGCCGAAGGCACGGTCGAAGAAAAGATCACCTCCGATACCGAGGCTGCCGGACGCACGGTGCGGGCGTCGAAAGACGAACCTCAGTATCGGGTGCGCAGCGACAAGAGCGGCAATGACGCCGTGCACAAGCCCGACGCACTGAAGAAGAAATCATGAGCAACACCGACCACAGCCAGACCTACGAGGACTTCCGCGGGGCAGTGAACATGACGGCCGCCGAGATCGAGAAGTGGCTCGACACCGACGCCTCGCAGTCGGTCGGACAGAAGTCCTCAGACGGCAGCGAGTCCACCGGCCACCGCAGCGGCCGGCGGATCGTCGACATCCTGCACACCAAGAAGTCCGACTTGTCCGACGACGATTACACCCACATGCGCAAGGTCGTCGGCTACGTCAACCGCCACCTGGCACAACGCCCGTCTGGCGACGTGCGGGACACGGACTGGCGCTACTCGCTGATGAACTGGGGCCACGACCCGACGAAGACGTCGTGATGTCGCCGGTCAGCTCTGGATCGACGACAGGTTGAACTGCGCGCCGGTCGGGTCGGCGAGCGCCGCCAACCGACCGTATGGCGTGTCCTCGGCTGCGCGCACCACACTGCCGCCGTTCTCTACGATCATCTCGATCGTCTTGTCCACATCGTCGGCGGCCAGGAAAACCGTCCATTCCGACGGGGCGGCATCGGGTAACACCGAACCGTCCATCACGCCCAGCAACTCTTCGCCGTCGAAAGACGCCGTGCTGTAACGGAATTCGTCGGTGTCGGACACGGTGTTGGTCTGCCAGCCGAACACCGCGCGGTAGAACTGGAGCGCCGAGGCGTAGTCGCCGACGGTGAGTTGGTGGTAGACCGCGGCCCCGTGCTCGTTGACCAGCTCGAAGCCGTGATGACCGGTCGGCTGCCAGAGCCCGACGACGGCACAGGTCGGGTCAGTGAGGATCGCCATCCAGCCCTTCTCCGGAACCTCCATCGGCGCCATGCAGGTCGTGCCACCGGCCTCGGCGGCTTTCGCCACGGTGGCCGCGATGTCGGCGGTGTGCAGATACGTCGTCCAGCCGTCCGCGGCGTTCCATTGCGGGTCGTTGGCCATCAGTCCGGCCACGGGCCGGCCGTCACGGAACGCGTTGACGTAACCGCCGTAGTCCGGCCCGGCCGACTCGAACGTCCATCCGAATACGGTGCCGTAGAACTGCTGGGCGCGTTCCAGATCCGATGTCCCGAGATCGATCCAGATCGGGGCACCCAGCGGGGTCGAGGAGCGGACGGGCATCAAAGCCTCCTGTCGGTGGGGTTGGTGTCGGTCACCGAAACAGACCCACCGCCGCGCCGAAACTCATCGCACGCGCCGAGCACCGCGCCGAGCACCGCGCCGAGCACCGCGCCGAGCACCGCGCCGAGCGTACGGTTTCTGACGAATTTCGGCCTCAGATGCGTCAGAAACCGTACTTTCGGCGACGAGGATTACGACCAGGACGGCGACCACTACTACGCCGGTGCGTACCCCAGCGCAGCCTTGACCTCCAGGAACTCGTCGAACGCGAAGGGGCCCCATTCACGGCCGTTTCCGCTGCGCTTGTAACCACCGAACGGGGCGGCCATGTCGAAGCCGTGATTGATCGCCACCGAACCGGCCCGGATCCGACGTGCCACCGCGCGCGCCTGCTCAAGGTCGGCGCCCGAGACGTAGCCGGCCAGCCCGTACTCGGTGTCGTTGCCGATGTCGACAGCCTGGTCGATGTCGTCGTAGCCCAGGATGCACAGCACCGGCCCGAAGATCTCCTCCCGGGCGATGGTCATGTCGTTGGTGACGTTGGCGAACACCGTCGGCTGCACGTAATAGCCCTTCTCGAGCCCGTCTGGCCGTCCGGGCCCTCCGATGACGAGCGTGGCGCCCTCGTCGATGCCCTTCTGGATCAGGCCCTGGATCTTGTCGAACTGTGCCTTCGAGGCGACCGGCCCGATCGCCGTCTTGTCGGACGGATCGCCGACCTTGACCGCACCGGCGGTGTCGCGCGCGATGGCGATGGCCTCCTCCATCCGCGAGTTCGGCACCAGCATGCGCGACGGAGCATTGCAGCTCTGGCCGCTGTTCATCATCATCACCGAGGTGCCGGCGGCGACGCTCTTGGCGAAGTCGTCGTCATCGAGCACGATGTTCGGGCTCTTGCCGCCGAGTTCCTGGGTCACCCGCTTGACCGTCGGCGCCGCGTTGCGCGCCACCTCGACCCCGGCGCGGGTGGATCCGGTGAACGACACCATGTCCACGTCCGGGTGGCTCGACAGCGGCACCCCGACACCCGGGCCGTCGCCGTAGACCAGGTTGTACACGCCGGCGGGAACTCCGGCGGCGTCGAGGATCTCGGTGAAGATCTGTGCTGAGTACGGAGCGACCTCCGACGGCTTGAGCACCATCGTGCAGCCGGTGGCCAGTGCCGGGAAGACCTTGCACGCGATCTGGTTGAGCGGCCAGTTCCACGGTGTGATCAGCCCGCACACCCCGATCGGCTCGCGGACCACCATGGTGGTGCCGTGCTGTTCTTCGAACTGGAAGTTCTTCAGCACCTCGATGGTGGTCGACAGGTGTCCGATGCCGAGGTTGACCTGTGGACCGGAGGCCAGCGACGGCGGCGCACCCATTTCCTCGTGAACGGCGTCGGCCAAATCGCCGCTGCGCTTCTGGTATTCGCCCATGATCGCCCCGAGCAGGTCCAGGCGTTCTTCGCGGGAAGTCTGCGACCAACTCGCGAAAGCCCGCCGGGCGGCGGTGACGGCCAGGTCGACATCGGCCGACGAGCCCAGCGCGATCTTGCCGGAGATCTGCTCGGTGGTCGGGTTGTCGACTTCCAGGGCGTTGGGCCGGACCGATTCGGCCCACTGGCCGTCGATGTAGTGCTTCAGATACTCGCGCATCACGTCTCCTCGGTTCACGGGCCTACTGCGTACCTTCTGCATACCAGGTGCGGAATCGGTCGTACTTGGGCATCTCCTCGGAGTTGGCTTTCGGGTCGATGCACACATGGACCACCGCGGTCTTACCGCTGGCGAAGGCCCGCTGGATCGCCGGGCCGATTTCGTCGTCCTTCTCGACATACTCACCGTGGCAGCCGAAGCCCTCGGCGATCTTGTCCATCCGGACGTCCTTGCTCCAGTGCACACCGGGTTGCGGTGACGGCTGCTCGAAGGTGCGCTTGTAGACACCGACCTCAAGCCCCCACTGATGATCGACGCCGACGACGCACACCAGCGGCAGGTTCTCCCGCGCCGCGGTCTCCAGTTCGGCGATGTGGAACAGAAATGCCGAATCGCTGGTCAGCAACATCACCGGGCGCTTGCGGCCGTCGGCGACCGACGCGCCCACAGCGTAGGGCAGGCCTGTGCCGAGGTGACCGAAGTTCTGATTCCAGATCACGTCACGCGGCTTGGCCTGGGAATAGGTCCACTGGAAGATCACCGTGGCGCCGCCGTCGCGGACCAGGATGCCGTCGCGCGTGTGCTCCTTGAACGCCTTGGTGGCCTCGACGACGTAGCGAGCCGGGTGGATCGGAGTGCGCCCGCTCGGCGCTTCCTCGGCAACGCGGGCCAGCTCGGCGGCGTCGGCCTCGATCAACGTCTCCAGATTCGCCGCGGGAGCCCGTGGTGTGTCGCGCAGCGCCTCGACCAACTGTGGCACCACCCCGCGCAGATCACCGACCAGCGGCACGTCGAAGGACCTGTTGACGCCGATGGCGGTGGGGTCCTGCTCGACATAGATCCACTTGCGTTCGGCGTCGTTGCCGGCCCAGTGCTGGGTCCGGCCGTAGTGCATGGGCTCGCCGAGTTCGGTGCCCAACGCCACACACAGGTCGGACTGCTCGACGGCCTCGTTGGCCGCCGGGGAGAACAGGTAGGGGAAGGTGCGGTCCTGCAGACCGGGGATGAACGAGGTCCCTCCGGAGGTCTGGATCACCGGGCAGGCCATCAGCTCGGCCAGTTCCCGCACCTGTTCCTGGGTACGGGAGGTGTGAACGCCGTGGCCCACCAACAGAATCGGGC from Mycobacterium sp. SMC-4 includes:
- a CDS encoding DUF3140 domain-containing protein encodes the protein MSNTDHSQTYEDFRGAVNMTAAEIEKWLDTDASQSVGQKSSDGSESTGHRSGRRIVDILHTKKSDLSDDDYTHMRKVVGYVNRHLAQRPSGDVRDTDWRYSLMNWGHDPTKTS
- a CDS encoding VOC family protein, whose translation is MPVRSSTPLGAPIWIDLGTSDLERAQQFYGTVFGWTFESAGPDYGGYVNAFRDGRPVAGLMANDPQWNAADGWTTYLHTADIAATVAKAAEAGGTTCMAPMEVPEKGWMAILTDPTCAVVGLWQPTGHHGFELVNEHGAAVYHQLTVGDYASALQFYRAVFGWQTNTVSDTDEFRYSTASFDGEELLGVMDGSVLPDAAPSEWTVFLAADDVDKTIEMIVENGGSVVRAAEDTPYGRLAALADPTGAQFNLSSIQS
- a CDS encoding aldehyde dehydrogenase family protein, producing MREYLKHYIDGQWAESVRPNALEVDNPTTEQISGKIALGSSADVDLAVTAARRAFASWSQTSREERLDLLGAIMGEYQKRSGDLADAVHEEMGAPPSLASGPQVNLGIGHLSTTIEVLKNFQFEEQHGTTMVVREPIGVCGLITPWNWPLNQIACKVFPALATGCTMVLKPSEVAPYSAQIFTEILDAAGVPAGVYNLVYGDGPGVGVPLSSHPDVDMVSFTGSTRAGVEVARNAAPTVKRVTQELGGKSPNIVLDDDDFAKSVAAGTSVMMMNSGQSCNAPSRMLVPNSRMEEAIAIARDTAGAVKVGDPSDKTAIGPVASKAQFDKIQGLIQKGIDEGATLVIGGPGRPDGLEKGYYVQPTVFANVTNDMTIAREEIFGPVLCILGYDDIDQAVDIGNDTEYGLAGYVSGADLEQARAVARRIRAGSVAINHGFDMAAPFGGYKRSGNGREWGPFAFDEFLEVKAALGYAPA
- a CDS encoding thiamine pyrophosphate-binding protein, which gives rise to MGVPVYKRILDLFEAEGVNTLFGIPDPNFVHMFTEADARGWSVVAPHHELSAGFMAEAASRMTGKPGLCIGTLGPGVANIAGAMMCALVENSPVIFLGGQRARITERRVRRGRIQFVQQEGLFAPSVKYSSSIEYADQTDEIVHEAIRRAMSGTPGPAYIEFPSHVILDELEVGQAPSPSTYRLVNQGAGGREVAEAVRLIRAAKSPILLVGHGVHTSRTQEQVRELAELMACPVIQTSGGTSFIPGLQDRTFPYLFSPAANEAVEQSDLCVALGTELGEPMHYGRTQHWAGNDAERKWIYVEQDPTAIGVNRSFDVPLVGDLRGVVPQLVEALRDTPRAPAANLETLIEADAAELARVAEEAPSGRTPIHPARYVVEATKAFKEHTRDGILVRDGGATVIFQWTYSQAKPRDVIWNQNFGHLGTGLPYAVGASVADGRKRPVMLLTSDSAFLFHIAELETAARENLPLVCVVGVDHQWGLEVGVYKRTFEQPSPQPGVHWSKDVRMDKIAEGFGCHGEYVEKDDEIGPAIQRAFASGKTAVVHVCIDPKANSEEMPKYDRFRTWYAEGTQ